The stretch of DNA TCAAACCAACTGCTGCAGCGATTTCACCCGCATGCACTTCTGAAATTTCTTCACGGCTGTTCGCGTGCATCTGCAGGATACGACCTACACGCTCACGTTTTCCTTTTGACGAGTTCAATACGTATGAACCGGATTGAAGTACGCCGGAATAAATACGGAAGAAAGTAAGCTTCCCGACAAACGGGTCTGTCATAACTTTGAACGCCAGAGCAGAGAATGGCTCGTCATCGCTGGATGGACGCTCTTCCTCTTCCTCAGAGTCAGGGTTGATCCCTTTCATCGGAGGAATGTCAATCGGTGATGGAAGGTAGTCGACAACTGCGTCAAGCACAAGTTGGACCCCTTTGTTTTTGAAAGCCGTACCGCAAACGACCGGGTAGAATTCAACCGCGAGTGTCGCTTTACGGATTGCTGTTTTGATTTCCTCAACGGAAAGCTCTTCGCCGCCAAGGTATTTTTCCATGAGATCTTCATCAAAGTCAACGATTGCTTCGATTAGTTTCTCGCGGTACTCCTCAGCTTGCGCGCGGTACTCTTCCGGGATTTCCTCAATAGTAGTATCTGTACCAAGGTCATTCCCGTACATTGTCGCTTTCATTTCGACAAGGTCGATGATTCCGCTGAATGTATCTTCTGCACCAATCGGCAATTGGATTGGATGCGCATTCGCTTGAAGACGGTCATGAAGGGTCTTCACTGCATACAGGAAGTCCGCACCCGTTTTGTCCATTTTGTTGACAAATACAAGACGTGGAACACCATATGTCGTAGCTTGACGCCATACCGTTTCAGTTTGTGGCTCAACACCTGATTGAGCATCAAGAACAGTAACTGCACCGTCAAGTACACGAAGTGAACGTTCCACTTCGACTGTGAAGTCTACGTGTCCTGGTGTGTCGATGATGTTGACACGGTGGCCTTTCCATTGTGCTGTAGTTGCAGCGGAAGTGATCGTGATCCCACGTTCTTGCTCCTGCTCCATCCAGTCCATTTGGGAAGCCCCTTCGTGCGTTTCACCGATCTTGTGGATCTTACCAGTGTAAAAAAGGATCCGCTCTGTCGTCGTCGTTTTACCGGCGTCAATGTGAGCCATGATACCAATGTTACGAGTATTCTCTAAGGAGAACTCTCTAGCCATTTTGTATATCTCCTTCCGATTCGGATTAGAGTATTCAGTTCATTCAGCGAATAGGATGCGACCAGAACAAATGCGATCTGCACCTCGGTTTAGTGGCCAGCTGAATGTAAAAATGGATGTCCAATTCAAACAAGGCAATGTAAATTTGCGCAATGAAAGCGCCGTTGATGATTTGCCCGGACTTTTCGGCAGGTAATCTCGAATCCGGTATGGATCTTTGATCGCCTAGAGGAAAGGCCTGTTAAATTGGACCATCCGATCTTACCAGCGGTAGTGAGCGAATGCTTTGTTCGCTTCCGCCATTTTGTGCATTTCTTCACGACGTTTTACGGAAGCACCTGTGTTGTTGGAAGCGTCGAGGATTTCGTTCGCAAGACGTTCTTCCATCGTTTTTTCACCGCGGCTGCGGGAATAGTTCACAAGGTAGCGAAGGCCGAGAGTCGTACGGCGATCCGGACGGACTTCTACTGGAACTTGGTAGTTCGCTCCACCTACACGGCGTGCGCGAACTTCAAGTACAGGCATAACATTGTTAAGCGCTGCTTCGAATACTTCGAGTGGATCCTTTCCGGAACGTTCTCTAATAAGTTCGAACGCACCATAGAGGATTTTTTGGGATGTACCTTTTTTACCGTCAACCATCATTTTGTTGATGAGACGTGAGACGAGTTTCGAATTATAAATCGGATCCGGAAGTACGTCACGTTTTGCAACAGGACCTTTACGAGGCATGTTGTTTTCCTCCTTTCGAGATGATCAGTTCAGAATGATTATTTCTTTTCTTTTGGTTTTTTCGCACCGTACATAGAACGGCTTTGCATACGACCTGTAACTCCAGCAGTGTCAAGCGCACCACGAACGATGTGGTAACGAACACCCGGTAAGTCTTTTACACGGCCACCGCGGATTAGGACAACACTGTGCTCTTGCAGGTTGTGGCCTTCACCCGGGATATATGCGTTGACTTCCAACGAGTTTGTCAAACGTACACGTGCATATTTACGAAGAGCCGAGTTCGGTTTCTTCGGTGTCATTGTACCAACACGTGTGCAGACACCCCGTTTTTGTGGAGAGTTTACGTTGGTCATTGACTTTTTGAAACTGTTGTAAGTTTTTCCGAGCGCTGGTGATTTAGATCCTGCCACCTTCGATTTACGTGGTTTGCGGACCAATTGGTTAATTGTAGGCATCGGTTTTTCCTCCTTTCAAACATGATTTAGTAAGACCACACATCCAGGTGGTTCATTTTTTGGGTAAAAACAAAGTCTTTGTGTTATTTCACACAAAAACCATTATCCAGTGATTGCAACAACCGCTGCCCCGACTTGTATGCCACACGCATCTCCGAGCTTTTCCCTCGACTCTACGTAATTGACAGGTACGCCGTGAGATTCCGCTGCGTCCAACACCGGATTGACAACTCGCCCTTCGGCATCCTTTGCAACGATGACCTCGATCACGTCGCCGGCGCGTATTGCTTTCACTGTCTGCTTTGTACCGATGATCGTCTTTTTTGCCTGTTCGACTTTTTCATAAGACATGAGCATATCCTCCAAAGCACAGACATTTAACTATCAACCTTTTGTATATTATCACCTGAAGATAAAACTGTCAACACATAATGGAAAGGACGGGGGGATTTTTTATGCCCCCCGTTTTGCGGATCCGCCTTTATTCCGCTGCAACTTTTTCTGAAACGCTATCCTCTTCATCATGCACCATTTCAATATGGCGATAACGCTGCATTCCTGTTCCAGCCGGCACCAGTTTCCCGATGATGACATTCTCTTTCAGGCCAAGCAATTCGTCGGTTTTCCCTTTGATCGCCGCATCCGTCAAGACACGCGTCGTCTCTTGGAAAGATGCCGCCGATAGGAAAGATTCCGTCTCGAGCGAGGCTTTTGTAATTCCGAGGATGACAGGTCGGCATGTAGCCGGCACTTTGCCAACTTGCAATACCTCCGCGTTCGCTTCGGCGAATTGATGGATATCGAGCAAGGATCCTGGAAGCAGATCAGTGTCGCCCGCTTCGATGACACGGACTTTCCGCAACATTTGACGGACCATGACCTCGACGTGCTTATCGCCGATTTCAACCCCTTGCATACGATATACTTTTTGAACTTCTTTCAGCAGATACTCCTGAACCGTTGCGACATCTTTTACGACAATCAATTCTTTCGGATCGATCGAACCTTCCGTAATGACTTCGCCTCGGTCAATCGTATCGCCGAGTTCCACTTTCAGGCGAGCGTTATATGGAGCCAAGTATTTGCGCGTTTCCACTTCGCCTTGAATCGTGATTTCTTTCTGGCCTTCCCGGATTTCATCGATGTCGACGATTTCCCCTTTGATTTCCGAAATAACCGCTTGCCCTTTCGGATTCCGCGCTTCGAAAATCTCTTGGATACGCGGAAGACCTTGCGTGATATCGTCTCCTGCTACCCCACCTGTATGGAACGTACGCATCGTAAGCTGTGTTCCCGGTTCACCGATCGATTGAGCCGCAATGATTCCGACCGCTTCGCCGACTTCGACCTTTTCGCCAGTCGCAAGGTTGATGCCGTAACACTTCTTACATACGCCGTGCTTCGTGTTACAAGTGAATGCAGAACGGATGGACACCGTTTCGATTCCCGCTTCCGTGATGATGCGGGCAGTATCCGCAGTGATCAACGCATCTTTCTGCAAGATCACTTCATTTGTTTCAGGATGGTAGATCGTCTTCTTCGCATGGCGGCCTTCGATACGTTCTTCAAGGCTTTCGATGATTTCCGTGCCTTCTGTCAACGCTTTGACTTCCAATCCACGATCCGTGCCACAGTCGTCTTCACGGACGATGACGTCTTGCGCAACGTCCACAAGTCGACGAGTCAAGTAACCGGAGTCGGCTGTTTTCAGCGCCGTATCCGCCAGACCTTTCCGCGCACCGTGCGTGGAGATGAAGTACTCGAGTACCGTCAGCCCTTCACGGAACGAAGATTTGATCGGAAGTTCGATGATCCGCCCAGCCGGGTTGGCCATCAGTCCGCGCATTCCCGCGAGTTGTGTAAAGTTGGATGCGTTACCCCGGGCACCGGAGTCACTCATCATGTAAATCGGGTTCGTATGTTCCAGGGAGTCCATCAGCTTATCCTGAATGACGTCCTTGGCATGGCTCCAATACGAGATGACGCGGTCATACCGCTCTTCTTCCGTGATCAAACCACGGCGGAACTGCTGCATGACTTTGTCCACTTTATCCTGCGCTTCTTGCAAGATTTCGTCTTTGTTCGGCAATACGACGATATCGGAAATACCGATCGTAATACCGGCACGAGTGGAATATTTGAAACCGAGGTCTTTCATCCGGTCCAGCATCCGGGACGTTTCCGTAATATGGAAACGCTTGAAGATTTCCGCGATGATATTCCCCAAGATTTTCTTCTTGAACGGCGGAACAATTTCCATTTCTTTCAAGTGCTCTTTCGGATCCACCGTTCCCGGAATGAAATATTTCTCCGGTGTTTCGATTTGCAAGTTGAAATCTGTCGGTTCATTGATATAAGGGAATGATTCCGGCAAGATTTCGTTGAAAATGATTTTTCCGACTGTCGTCAGAAGAAGCTGTCCGTTCTGCTCTTCCGTAAACGTCGGGTTATTTAAAGAACCCGCTTGGATCGCAATCCGGGAATGAAGATGGACGTGACCGTTCTGGTAAGCGATCAATGCCTCGTTCACATCACGGAAAACCGCTCCTTCTCCCGTCGCGCCTTCCCGTTCCAATGTGAGGTAATAGTTCCCCAATACCATGTCCTGGGACGGTGTAACAACCGGTTTTCCGTCTTTCGGGTTCAAGATATTCTGAGCCGCAAGCATGAGTAGTCTCGCTTCCGCTTGGGCTTCAGCTGATAGCGGAACGTGAACGGCCATTTGGTCACCGTCGAAGTCAGCATTATACGCCGTACATACGAGCGGGTGAAGCGTGATGGCGCGGCCTTCCACTAGAATCGGCTCGAACGCTTGGATTCCAAGACGGTGAAGCGTAGGGGCACGGTTAAGCAAGACCGGATGCTCCTTGATGACGTCCTCGAGGACATCCCATACTTCCGAATGGAGCCGCTCGATTTTCCGTTTCGCACTTTTGATATTATGCGCTAAACCGCGCTCAACCAGTTCTTTCATGACGAACGGTTTGAATAGCTCTACGGCCATTTCTTTCGGCAGTCCGCATTGATACATTTTCAAGTTCGGACCGACAACGATAACCGAACGTCCGGAATAGTCCACCCGTTTTCCTAACAAGTTCTGACGGAAACGTCCTTGTTTCCCTTTCAACATATGGGAGAGGGATTTCAATGGACGATTTCCTGGTCCAGTGACCGGGCGGCCGCGGCGGCCATTGTCGACGAGGGCATCGACAGCTTCCTGCAGCATCCGTTTTTCATTCTGGACGATAATGCCAGGCGCCCCCAGGTCAAGCAGGCGTTTCAGACGGTTGTTCCGGTTGATGACCCGACGGTATAAATCATTTAAGTCGGACGTCGCAAATCGTCCTCCGTCAAGTTGGACCATCGGACGCAATTCAGGAGGAATGACCGGAAGCACTTCGAGAACCATCCACTCCGGTTTATTGCCGGAATTACGGAACGACTCGACGACTTCCAGACGACGGATCGCACGTGTACGGCGTTGTCCTTGGACAGTCTTCAGTTCCTCTTTAAGTGTTTCCATCTCTTTTTCCAAATCAATGGCCATCAGAAGACGTTCAATCGCCTCTGCACCCATCAACGCTTGGAATTTGTTGCCGTATTTTTCCCGGTATACGCGATACTCCTTTTCAGAGAGCAATTGCTTTCTTTCAAGTGGCGTATCCGCCGGGTCCACCACGACGTACGAAGCGAAATAAATGACTTCTTCCAACGCACGGGGAGTCATGTCCAAGATGAGGCCCATCCGGCTCGGGATCCCTTTGAAGTACCAAATATGCGTCACTGGTGCCGCAAGTTCGATATGTCCCATCCGTTCGCGGCGGACTTTTTGCCGAGTCACTTCTACGCCGCAACGATCGCAGACCACACCTTTATAGCGCACCCGTTTGTATTTACCGCAATGACATTCCCAATCTTTTGTAGGTCCGAAAATACGTTCACAGAACAGGCCGTCTTTTTCCGGTTTCAACGTCCGATAGTTGATCGTTTCCGGCTTTTTCACTTCACCATAGGACCAAGATCGGATCTTATCCGGTGAAGCGAGGCCGATTTTCATATACTCAAAATTATTAACATCTATCAAGGAGCCTACCTCCCTCTAGTCTTATCGCTGCAGTTGGCTTTCCCTAAATCTTTCGCTATATCCTAAACATTTCCGTACACATCAAATCCGGACTTTTGCAGATACTGAGAAGGAGCACCAATGGGCCCCTTCTCAGCACTTCCGCATCGTTCCGGAAATCAGACTGGCTGGTCCTCTTTGATAAGGTTCAGCGCATCAGTCGGCTGCATATCATCGTCTTCGTCATGGTCGCGAAGCTCGATCTCTTCGAGGTCAAGAGATAGCATTTTAACGTCCAAGCCCAAGCTTTGAAGTTCTTTGATCAGAACTTTGAAAGACTCTGGAACGCCCGGTTGTGGAACGCTCTCTCCTTTGACGATCGCTTCATACGTTTTCACACGCCCGACGACATCATCCGATTTCACTGTCAGGATCTCCTGAAGTGTATACGCGGCGCCGTATGCTTCCAGCGCCCACACTTCCATCTCCCCGAAACGTTGTCCACCGAATTGCGCTTTTCCGCCGAGCGGTTGCTGGGTGACCAACGAATAAGGGCCAGTGGAACGCGCATGGAGTTTATCATCGACCATGTGTGCCAGTTTGATCAGGTACATGACTCCGACAGAAACGCGGTTATCAAACGCTTCTCCTGAACGTCCGTCATAAAGGATCGTTTTACCATCACGGTTCATGCCGGCTTCTTCCATCGTGTTCCAGACATCCTCTTCATTCGCCCCGTCAAATACAGGGGAAGCGGTGTGGATGCCGAGGTTGCGAGCCGCCATGCCAAGGTGCATTTCCAATACTTGCCCGATGTTCATCCGCGATGGAACCCCAAGCGGGTTAAGCATGACATCGATTGGTGTGCCGTCCGGCAAGTACGGCATATCCGATTCAGGCAGGATCCGGGAAATGACCCCTTTGTTACCGTGACGTCCGGCCATTTTGTCCCCAACGGAAATTTTCCGTTTCTGGACGATATAGGCGCGGACCAATTGGTTCACACCTGGCGGTAGCTCGTCGCCGTCTTCCCGGTTGAACACTTTGACATCCAGGACAATTCCGCCGGCGCCATGCGGCACACGCAATGAAGTATCGCGGACTTCACGTGCTTTCTCACCGAAGATTGCGTGAAGAAGACGTTCTTCGGCAGTCAGTTCTGTAACCCCTTTTGGTGTTACTTTTCCGACTAGGATATCGCCGTCGCGCACTTCCGCGCCGATACGGATAATTCCTCGATCGTCCAGGTTGCGGAGTGCATCTTCACCGACGTTCGGAATGTCTCGCGTGATCTCTTCAGGTCCCAGTTTCGTATCACGTGCTTCGGATTCGTACTCTTCGATATGGACGGAAGTGAAGACATCATCCTTGACGAGACGCTCACTGATGATGATCGCATCCTCGTAGTTGAAACCATCCCATGTCATGAATGCAGTCAGAACGTTACGGCCAAGCGCAAGTTCCCCTTTTTCCATCGAAGGTCCGTCAGCCAGGATATCGAGAGGCTTGACCCGGTCGCCGACGCTGACGATCGGACGTTGGTTGTAACAAGTCCCTTGGTTGGAACGGATGAAGTTTTCGAGACGATATGTCACGAGGTCACCCTTCACTTCTTTTCCATCCACTGTTTCAATCCGGCGCACCCGGATTTCCTTCGCTTCCACATGCTCCACGATGCCATCGACTTTCGAAAGGACAGCTGCCCCGGAGTCACGTGCGGACACATGTTCCATTCCTGTACCGACGAGCGGTGCTTCCGGATTCAGAAGAGGGACGGCTTGCCGCTGCATGTTCGCTCCCATGAGGGCACGGTTCGAGTCATCGTTCTCAAGGAACGGGATACAAGCCGTAGCAGCCGATACAACCTGTTTCGGTGACACGTCCATATAGTCAATCTGTTCGCGCTTGAATACAGTGTTATCGCCTTGGAAACGGCCGACGATCTCATCGTTGACGAATGATCCATCTTCACTGAGGATGGCATTCGCTTGTGCAACGACATAGTTATCTTCCACATCCGCGGTCAAATAATCGATTTGAGCAGTGACCTTCCCTGTCACCGGATCGACTTTCCGGTATGGCGTTTCAATGAAGCCGAATTTATTCACTTTCGCGAAGGTCGAAAGGGAGTTGATAAGCCCGATGTTCGGACCCTCCGGTGTTTCGATCGGACACATCCGCCCGTAGTGGGAATAGTGAACGTCCCGGACTTCCATCCCTGCACGTTCCCGTGTTAAACCGCCAGGTCCGAGTGCGGATAGTCTCCGCTTATGCGTCAATTCGGCAAGCGGATTCGTCTGGTCCATGAACTGGGATAGCTGGGAGCTTCCGAAGAATTCCTTGATGGACGCGATGACCGGCCGGATATTGATCAGTTGCTGAGGCACGATCGATTGCGTGTCGTTGATGGACATCCGTTCTTTAACGACCCGTTCCATCCGGGAAAGCCCGATCCGGAATTGGTTTTGCAAGAGCTCGCCCACCGAACGGAGGCGACGGTTTCCAAGATGGTCAATGTCATCCGTGTTCCCCACCCCATGAAGGAGGTTGAAGAAATAGCTGATGGACGCCACGATATCTGCAGGCGTGACATGCTTGACCGATTCGTCCACATTTGCATTTGAAATGACGTTTATCACTTGTTTCTCTTCGCTTTTCGGCGCATAGATTTTCACCGTCTGGATGACGATCGGTTCATCCAAAATGCCTCCAGCGTGTGTCAACTCCTCCGTACCGATGCCTTTTTCCAAATAAGGGATCAGGCGGTCGAGCGTACGCCGGTCGAGCAGCGTATCCTTTTCGACTATGATTTCCCCTGTTTCAGGATCCACTAGCGTTTCGGCGATGGTTTGATTGAACAAGCGATTTTGCAGGTGAAGCTTTTTATTCATTTTATAACGGCCGACATTGGCCAGATCATAACGTTTCGGATCGAAGAAGCGGGAAAACAGGAGGTTTTTCGCGCTGTCCAGCGTTGGTGGTTCACCCGGTCGCAGCCTTTCATAAATCTCAAGCAAGGCTTTTTCAGATCCTTCGGTATTATCCTTTTCGAGCGAGTTGCGGAGATATTCATTATCCCCGATCAATTCGATGATCTCCTGATCGGAAGAGAACCCGAGGGCACGGAGAAGGACGGTGACTGGAAGCTTCCGCGTACGATCAATCCGCACATGGACAACATCCTTGGCATCCGTTTCATACTCGAGCCATGCACCACGGTTCGGGATGACCGTTGCTCCGAAGCCGCGTTTCCCGTTCTTGTCTGTCTTATCGTTGTAATAGACACTTGGAGAGCGGACAAGCTGGGAAACGATAACCCGTTCCGCACCATTGATGATGAACGTCCCGTTTTCTGTCATGAGAGGGAAATCCCCCATGAAGACGTCTTGCTCTTTCACTTCTTCCGTCTCTTTGTTATGCAAGCGGACCTTCACACGCAATGGCGCTGCGTATGTAACGTCACGCTCTTTCGATTCATCGACAGGATATTTGGGCTCGCCCAATTGGTAATCGATGAATTCCAACGAAAGGTTTCCAGTGAAATCCTGGATCGGGGAAATATCGTGGAACATCTCCCGCAATCCTTCTTCCAAGAACCACTCATAAGATGCCGTCTGGATTTCAATCAGATTCGGCAGATCGAGCACTTCGCTGATCCGTGCGAAACTTCTGCGCTGACGGTGTTGACCATACTGAACTAAATGACCTGTCAACTCTTTCACCCCTCAAAACAAATATTAGTCCTTTGCGAAATCATAAAAATGTTGTATGATATCGAAAAAACAAAAAGAAAACGAGTTCCGGCAAGAGCTCATTTTCGGTTTGACAATCCGTTATCTATCGTCAGTATGCCTTTCATTTCCAAATTTCATGCAAAAGGGCATACGACCGCAATATAATAATTTCTGCATTTAACAATTATAGAGCAAACAAGAGCGCAAGTCAAGACTTTATTGCTTTCAAAATGAAATACCCTTTCTTCTTCGCCACCGTCTCCACGTTGCCGAACAGCTCCTCTAAACGAGCCATCGTCGAAGGCGCTCCCTGCTTTTTCTGAATGACGACCCAAAGTTCGCCGTCGGTTCCAAGTTTCGAGTAAGCTTCTTTGTAAATCTTGAAGACCGTTTCTTTCCCGGCCCGGATCGGCGGATTCGTCAGAATTGCCGCAAACCCTTCCGCTTTCACTGAATCCAGCGCATCGCTCGAATAGATCTTCGCATTGTCTATCCCATTCTGCTGCGCGTTATGTTTCGCCAGGGCAAGAGCACGTTCATTCACATCGACCATCTGGATTGTCCGTGCAGGAAATGAAACGGCAAGCGACAAGCCGATCGGCCCGTAACCGCATCCGACATCCAGAAGATCACCCTCTGTGTCAGGCAATTCGAAGGCCTCCGCCAATAGTCTCGAACCGAAATCGACCTCCCCTTTACTGAACACGCCTGCATCCGTCCTGAATTTCAATCGAATGCCACGTATTTCAGCGGTCCATTCTTTCGGATCGCTTTTCACTTTCGGGTCAACCGAGTAATAATGTTCAGACATGCCGTCTTCGCACCCTCCTTATTCAATCACACAGATTTACGATAAGACAAAACGAAGAAAAGCCCGTCCGTTTCCGACGAGCTTTTCTTCCATATTACGAGATTACTTAAGTTCGATTGTTGCTCCAACTTCTTCAAGTTTTGTTTTGATTTCTTCAGCTTCTTCTTTAGAAGCGCCTTCTTTGATTGGTTTTGGAGCGTTATCAACGACTTCTTTCGCTTCTTTCAAGCCAAGGCCTGTGATTTCACGAACCGCTTTGATAACTTTGATTTTTTCTTGTCCTGCAGCAGCAAGGATTACGTCGAATTCAGTTTGCTCAGCAGCAGCTTCGCCACCAGCAGCGCCGCCTGCCATTGCAACTGGAGCAGCAGCTGTTACGCCGAACTCTTCTTCGATTGCTTTTACAAGGTCGTTCAATTCAAGAACTGTCATTTCTTTGATCGCGTCAAGGATTTGTTGATTAGTCATTTGTGTTTCCTCCTAAAATTGTTTTGTGTCAGGCAATGGCCTGGGTTATCCGTTCAGGCGGCTTTCTTACGCGCCTTGCTCTTCTTTCTGGTCTGCAACTGCTTTTGTTGCAAGCGCGAAGTTGCGCATTGGAGCTTGAAGTACGCTGAGTAGCATGGAAAGTAGACCTTCGCGGGATGGAAGTTCTGCCAATGCTTTGACATCTGCCTCTGTAGCGATTGTCCCTTCGATTACACCAGCTTTGATTTCAAGCTTTTCGTTTTTCTTTGCGAAATCATTCAAGATTTTCGCAGGGGCTACTACATCTTCCGTTGAGAATGCGATCGCATTCGGCCCTGTCAGATGTTCGTTCAACCCTTCCAGTCCTGCAGCTTCAGCAGCACGGCGCGCCATTGAGTTTTTGTAAACTTTGAAGTCAACGCCTGCTTCACGAAGCTGTTTACGCAGTTCTGTAACTTGGCTGACGTTAAGACCACGGTAGTCTACGACAACGACAGACGCCGATGCTTTCAACTTATCCGAAATTTCTCCAACAACAGCTTGTTTAGCTTCTAACACCTTGCTCATCTGGACACCTCCTAAAAAGTTTGGGGTCACTTATACCGATATGAAAAAGCCCCCGGTCTACGGAAGTAGACACGAGGGCAGAAAAGTCGTCATCTTTAAAATTAAAGAGCGTCTTGTCCTCGGCAGGATCATTAAGCGGCAAGCCGCCCCTGCTGTCTACGGTACAAATGGATATGAATCACATAACGAGAGTTATTTTATCAACTTCCGTCTCGCATGTCAATACTTAATCCAAATTCAGTCCATTGAATATAGATTATTTGATATCGACGCTGGAAGGATCGATTTTAACAGCAGGACCCATAGTAGTCGTGATGTTGACGGACTTCATGTAAGTTCCTTTTGCTGCAGCCGGCTTCGCTTTTTGGATCGTTTCGAAAACAGTATTGAAGTTGCCTTCTAATTTCTCGTTATCGAATGAAGCTTTACCGATCGGTGCATGGATGATTCCTGCTTTGTCAGCACGGTATTCCACTTTACCTGCTTTGATCTCTTCAACCGCTTTTGCAACATCAAATGTTACAGTGCCTGTTTTCGGGTTCGGCATAAGGCCTTTCGGTCCAAGAACACGACCGATTTTACCGACTTCACCCATCATGTCAGGTGTTGCAACGATTACGTCGAAGTCAAACCAACCTTGTTGGATTTTATTGATATATTCAGCATCGCCTGCATAGTCTGCACCAGCAGCTTCCGCTTCTTTAAGTTTATCGCCTTTAGCGAAAACGAGTACACGTTGTGTTTTACCAGTACCGTGCGGAAGCACGACTGCTCCACGGATTTGCTGGTCG from Bacillus sp. OxB-1 encodes:
- the fusA gene encoding elongation factor G, translating into MAREFSLENTRNIGIMAHIDAGKTTTTERILFYTGKIHKIGETHEGASQMDWMEQEQERGITITSAATTAQWKGHRVNIIDTPGHVDFTVEVERSLRVLDGAVTVLDAQSGVEPQTETVWRQATTYGVPRLVFVNKMDKTGADFLYAVKTLHDRLQANAHPIQLPIGAEDTFSGIIDLVEMKATMYGNDLGTDTTIEEIPEEYRAQAEEYREKLIEAIVDFDEDLMEKYLGGEELSVEEIKTAIRKATLAVEFYPVVCGTAFKNKGVQLVLDAVVDYLPSPIDIPPMKGINPDSEEEEERPSSDDEPFSALAFKVMTDPFVGKLTFFRIYSGVLQSGSYVLNSSKGKRERVGRILQMHANSREEISEVHAGEIAAAVGLKDTGTGDTLCDDKAPIILESMEFPEPVISVAIEPKTKADQDKMGQALAKLQEEDPTFRAHTDQETGEVIIAGMGELHLDIIVDRLRREFKVEANVGAPQVSYRETFRQSAEVEGKFVRQSGGRGQFGHVWIEFSPNEEGKGFEFENAIVGGVVPREYIPAVEAGLRDSLDNGVIAGYPLIDIKARLFDGSYHDVDSNEMAFKIAASMALKNAVSKVNPVLLEPMMKVEVIIPEEYMGDIMGDITSRRGRVEGMEARGNAQVVRAMVPLAEMFGYATSLRSNTQGRGVFSMVFDHYEEVPKSISEEVIKKNKGQ
- the rpsG gene encoding 30S ribosomal protein S7, translated to MPRKGPVAKRDVLPDPIYNSKLVSRLINKMMVDGKKGTSQKILYGAFELIRERSGKDPLEVFEAALNNVMPVLEVRARRVGGANYQVPVEVRPDRRTTLGLRYLVNYSRSRGEKTMEERLANEILDASNNTGASVKRREEMHKMAEANKAFAHYRW
- the rpsL gene encoding 30S ribosomal protein S12, producing MPTINQLVRKPRKSKVAGSKSPALGKTYNSFKKSMTNVNSPQKRGVCTRVGTMTPKKPNSALRKYARVRLTNSLEVNAYIPGEGHNLQEHSVVLIRGGRVKDLPGVRYHIVRGALDTAGVTGRMQSRSMYGAKKPKEKK
- a CDS encoding 50S ribosomal protein L7ae-like protein, coding for MSYEKVEQAKKTIIGTKQTVKAIRAGDVIEVIVAKDAEGRVVNPVLDAAESHGVPVNYVESREKLGDACGIQVGAAVVAITG
- the rpoC gene encoding DNA-directed RNA polymerase subunit beta' — its product is MIDVNNFEYMKIGLASPDKIRSWSYGEVKKPETINYRTLKPEKDGLFCERIFGPTKDWECHCGKYKRVRYKGVVCDRCGVEVTRQKVRRERMGHIELAAPVTHIWYFKGIPSRMGLILDMTPRALEEVIYFASYVVVDPADTPLERKQLLSEKEYRVYREKYGNKFQALMGAEAIERLLMAIDLEKEMETLKEELKTVQGQRRTRAIRRLEVVESFRNSGNKPEWMVLEVLPVIPPELRPMVQLDGGRFATSDLNDLYRRVINRNNRLKRLLDLGAPGIIVQNEKRMLQEAVDALVDNGRRGRPVTGPGNRPLKSLSHMLKGKQGRFRQNLLGKRVDYSGRSVIVVGPNLKMYQCGLPKEMAVELFKPFVMKELVERGLAHNIKSAKRKIERLHSEVWDVLEDVIKEHPVLLNRAPTLHRLGIQAFEPILVEGRAITLHPLVCTAYNADFDGDQMAVHVPLSAEAQAEARLLMLAAQNILNPKDGKPVVTPSQDMVLGNYYLTLEREGATGEGAVFRDVNEALIAYQNGHVHLHSRIAIQAGSLNNPTFTEEQNGQLLLTTVGKIIFNEILPESFPYINEPTDFNLQIETPEKYFIPGTVDPKEHLKEMEIVPPFKKKILGNIIAEIFKRFHITETSRMLDRMKDLGFKYSTRAGITIGISDIVVLPNKDEILQEAQDKVDKVMQQFRRGLITEEERYDRVISYWSHAKDVIQDKLMDSLEHTNPIYMMSDSGARGNASNFTQLAGMRGLMANPAGRIIELPIKSSFREGLTVLEYFISTHGARKGLADTALKTADSGYLTRRLVDVAQDVIVREDDCGTDRGLEVKALTEGTEIIESLEERIEGRHAKKTIYHPETNEVILQKDALITADTARIITEAGIETVSIRSAFTCNTKHGVCKKCYGINLATGEKVEVGEAVGIIAAQSIGEPGTQLTMRTFHTGGVAGDDITQGLPRIQEIFEARNPKGQAVISEIKGEIVDIDEIREGQKEITIQGEVETRKYLAPYNARLKVELGDTIDRGEVITEGSIDPKELIVVKDVATVQEYLLKEVQKVYRMQGVEIGDKHVEVMVRQMLRKVRVIEAGDTDLLPGSLLDIHQFAEANAEVLQVGKVPATCRPVILGITKASLETESFLSAASFQETTRVLTDAAIKGKTDELLGLKENVIIGKLVPAGTGMQRYRHIEMVHDEEDSVSEKVAAE